The following proteins are encoded in a genomic region of Devosia lucknowensis:
- a CDS encoding flagellar hook-length control protein FliK: protein MASHLTVISGTGGASASARAFAGQQPSAQNATTEPGGLMGLFSALLGNAMSTAPTAPAVPGTVGTQATGDLDLAGLFRLGLDGNFGDASDDDTADPDALAAAIDGPVVPAIPAEPKPMVDFVEALGALKASLDKGEPLDPELLEQVEGALTALADALGLELDDLPVPDDFAALLQTTGADETGLAGALTQLLSPLAQSLATATPATNAQASIDASATSTQLQALGDKLAALLGALEDGKVSAEKLAALGMTPGQPLDADIEAALSRFAAGLSAQNAAVPDEPTLAMPTLKVSEPVLTGKAGDAQQADAPEPVQSAPAPDRQADTGQDRTGSDAQQSDRGRDRPEPATRETRTAAHAAPAAMDASNTPAPSADASVQQPAGARIDATANPRIIQAGYQTSQQQLNLPQIAFELARQVQDGNTRFQIRLDPPELGRIDVRLDINESGQVHARLTVEKAETLDLMQRDQRGLERALQQAGLDSSKTNLEFSLKQNPFAGQQGQMGDGKGQGGADGGVSANDNGAGAAESEQPPMVNLYRGALQASGVNIIA from the coding sequence GTGGCTTCACATCTGACTGTTATCAGCGGTACCGGCGGCGCCAGCGCTTCTGCCCGGGCTTTTGCCGGCCAGCAGCCCAGCGCCCAGAACGCCACGACCGAACCGGGCGGGCTGATGGGACTGTTCTCGGCACTCCTCGGAAATGCCATGTCCACGGCACCCACCGCGCCTGCCGTCCCCGGCACAGTCGGCACCCAGGCAACCGGCGATCTCGACCTCGCCGGACTTTTCCGCCTCGGCCTCGACGGCAATTTCGGCGACGCCTCGGACGACGACACCGCCGACCCAGACGCCCTGGCCGCAGCCATCGACGGCCCGGTTGTGCCGGCCATCCCGGCCGAGCCCAAGCCCATGGTCGACTTCGTCGAGGCCCTCGGCGCGCTCAAGGCCAGCCTCGACAAGGGCGAACCGCTTGATCCCGAATTGCTCGAACAGGTGGAAGGCGCGCTGACCGCGCTTGCCGATGCACTTGGCCTTGAGCTCGACGACCTGCCGGTGCCCGACGATTTCGCCGCGCTGTTGCAGACGACCGGCGCCGATGAAACGGGTCTCGCCGGTGCCCTGACGCAGCTGCTGTCGCCGCTGGCCCAGTCGCTCGCGACGGCGACCCCGGCCACCAACGCCCAGGCCAGCATCGATGCGTCGGCCACCAGCACGCAGCTGCAGGCACTGGGCGACAAGCTCGCCGCACTGCTCGGTGCCCTCGAAGACGGCAAGGTTTCCGCCGAAAAGCTGGCCGCTCTCGGCATGACGCCGGGCCAGCCGCTCGATGCGGACATCGAAGCCGCCCTCAGCCGCTTTGCCGCCGGCCTGTCGGCCCAGAACGCTGCGGTGCCCGATGAGCCGACCCTCGCCATGCCCACGCTCAAGGTGAGCGAACCGGTGCTGACGGGCAAGGCCGGCGATGCCCAGCAAGCCGATGCTCCCGAGCCGGTCCAGTCCGCCCCTGCCCCGGACCGCCAGGCCGATACCGGGCAGGACCGCACCGGCAGCGACGCACAGCAATCCGATCGCGGCCGCGACCGTCCCGAACCGGCGACGCGCGAAACGCGGACCGCAGCCCATGCCGCGCCCGCCGCGATGGACGCATCCAATACGCCGGCGCCGTCGGCCGATGCCAGCGTGCAGCAACCTGCTGGCGCACGCATCGATGCGACGGCCAATCCGCGCATCATCCAGGCCGGCTACCAGACCAGCCAGCAGCAGCTCAACCTGCCGCAGATCGCCTTCGAACTGGCCCGGCAGGTCCAGGACGGCAATACGCGCTTCCAGATCCGCCTCGATCCGCCCGAACTCGGCCGCATCGACGTGCGCCTCGACATCAACGAATCCGGCCAGGTGCATGCACGCCTGACCGTCGAGAAGGCCGAGACGCTCGACCTGATGCAGCGCGACCAGCGCGGTCTCGAGCGTGCCCTGCAGCAGGCAGGGCTCGACAGCTCCAAGACCAATCTAGAATTTTCGCTCAAGCAGAACCCATTCGCCGGCCAGCAGGGCCAGATGGGTGACGGCAAGGGCCAGGGCGGCGCCGATGGCGGCGTGTCGGCCAATGACAATGGTGCGGGTGCAGCCGAGAGCGAGCAGCCGCCAATGGTCAATCTCTATCGTGGCGCGCTGCAGGCCAGCGGCGTCAACATCATCGCGTAA
- a CDS encoding flagellar hook assembly protein FlgD, whose product MAIDGVSGSSSASAKNAASRTTIAQNFDTFLSILTTQLRNQNPLDPLDTNQFTQQLVQFTGVEQQLKTNDFLEALLLNTQNAGRSDAVSYIGKEVTASGETAELKEGGAYWAYNADANVANATVTIKNASGQIVYSENGSLNAGPGNFLWDGMGTDGTKKPDGIYTIEIKGTNLAGNTVKVSTSSVGVVTAVDFSGKEPMLTVGKNKVALSDITSIRQVTQSTPAPTPTPEETDS is encoded by the coding sequence ATGGCAATCGATGGCGTTTCCGGCTCGAGCTCGGCCAGTGCGAAGAACGCAGCGTCGCGCACGACGATCGCGCAGAACTTCGACACCTTTCTGTCGATCCTGACGACGCAGCTGCGCAACCAGAACCCGCTCGATCCGCTGGACACCAACCAGTTTACCCAGCAGCTGGTGCAGTTCACCGGCGTCGAGCAGCAGCTCAAGACCAACGATTTCCTCGAAGCGCTGCTGCTCAATACGCAGAATGCGGGCCGCTCGGACGCCGTGTCCTATATCGGCAAGGAAGTCACCGCGTCGGGCGAGACCGCCGAACTCAAGGAAGGCGGCGCCTACTGGGCCTACAATGCCGATGCCAACGTCGCCAACGCGACCGTGACCATCAAGAACGCATCCGGCCAGATCGTCTACTCGGAGAATGGCTCGCTCAATGCCGGTCCAGGCAACTTCCTGTGGGATGGCATGGGCACCGACGGCACCAAGAAGCCCGATGGCATCTATACCATCGAGATCAAGGGCACGAACCTGGCGGGCAATACCGTCAAGGTGTCGACCTCTTCGGTGGGCGTGGTCACGGCCGTCGATTTCTCCGGCAAGGAGCCGATGCTGACCGTCGGCAAGAACAAGGTCGCCCTGTCCGATATCACCAGCATCCGCCAGGTAACCCAGTCGACGCCTGCTCCCACCCCGACACCGGAAGAAACCGACAGCTGA
- a CDS encoding DUF1153 domain-containing protein, translating into MTVQMRPRVKYVIGPDGSPLTIADLPPANTRRWVIRRKAEVVAAVRGGLLSLEEACERYTLSVDEFLNWQAAIDKHGLAGLRTTWIQHYREG; encoded by the coding sequence ATGACCGTACAGATGCGTCCTCGCGTGAAGTACGTAATTGGTCCAGACGGCAGCCCGCTCACGATTGCGGACCTTCCGCCTGCCAATACGAGACGGTGGGTTATCCGCCGCAAGGCCGAAGTTGTCGCTGCCGTTCGCGGTGGCCTGCTCAGCCTTGAAGAAGCCTGTGAGCGGTATACGCTCAGTGTCGACGAATTCCTGAACTGGCAGGCCGCCATCGACAAACACGGCTTGGCAGGTCTGCGGACCACCTGGATCCAGCATTACCGGGAAGGGTGA
- a CDS encoding glutathione S-transferase family protein, with protein MRVLGRVTSINVRKVLWALEEMGLAYEREDWGLPLADPNVPEFLARNPNGQVPVLIDGDFSMWESNAILVYLAEKDVSGALLPTDLRSRGHVLQWLGWQATELNPPWGYAVNALLRRNPDYSDHAQIDASVARWTGKMGILEAALAKGEGFIVGADFTIADIALGLSCHRWFMTPFDKPVMPATEDYYQRLRGRPAGARWMGQETP; from the coding sequence ATGCGCGTGCTTGGCCGGGTGACGTCGATCAATGTCCGAAAGGTGCTCTGGGCCCTGGAAGAAATGGGTCTCGCCTATGAGCGGGAGGACTGGGGCCTGCCCCTGGCCGATCCCAACGTGCCCGAATTTCTGGCGCGTAATCCCAACGGGCAGGTGCCCGTGCTGATCGATGGCGATTTTTCCATGTGGGAAAGCAATGCCATCCTCGTGTACCTCGCCGAAAAGGACGTCAGCGGTGCGCTCTTGCCGACCGATCTCCGGTCCCGTGGCCATGTGCTGCAATGGCTGGGCTGGCAGGCGACCGAGCTCAATCCACCCTGGGGCTACGCTGTGAACGCCCTGTTGCGCCGCAACCCTGACTATTCCGACCATGCGCAGATCGATGCCAGTGTGGCGCGCTGGACGGGGAAGATGGGCATTCTGGAAGCCGCGCTGGCCAAGGGCGAAGGCTTCATCGTCGGTGCGGATTTCACCATAGCCGATATCGCGCTGGGTCTTTCATGCCATCGCTGGTTCATGACGCCCTTCGACAAGCCGGTCATGCCCGCTACGGAGGATTACTATCAGCGCCTGCGCGGACGCCCGGCAGGTGCGCGCTGGATGGGCCAGGAGACGCCATAG
- the fliF gene encoding flagellar basal-body MS-ring/collar protein FliF produces MDSLTKLINRIGLPRIAAMVIVAVLMLGFFAFLIMRSQTPNLAPLYSGLSLEDSSAIVTELQTLNIPYELRGEGDTILIPRDQITTTRMSLAGEGLPSRGQVGYEIFDQQSTLGATSFVQNINNVRALEGELARTIGSLNRITGARVHLVLPERELFRRERKDPSASIVLTTRGELSAGEIRAIQHLVASAIEGLAPSRVSIVDDQGNLLASGAGDDADGIVTAQNDERTLGFENRLRTRVEDMLANVVGGGRARVEVSAELDFNRSTTTQESFDPESQVVRSTQTRETENLTGGNNGQVTVANELPGASQNNGAAGVTDQGKSSEEIVNYEISKTTQTNVTEAGAVKRLSVAVVVDGTYADDGAGNLTYTPRTADEIAQIQTLVRSAVGFSAERGDSVEVVNMQFAERPDLAPLGTEANGGLLDFTRDDIMNGAEMAVTLLIALALVFFIMRPLLKKALTPETQPLALPVAAEVGHHGVLGADGQVIAEPEAPPRDKTPAWVANAKSMGETQLQTLKTVGTLVEENPKQAALIVRDWLGNAA; encoded by the coding sequence GTGGACAGTCTAACCAAACTCATCAACCGGATCGGCCTGCCCCGCATCGCCGCCATGGTCATCGTGGCCGTGTTGATGCTGGGCTTTTTCGCCTTCCTGATCATGCGCTCGCAAACCCCCAACCTGGCGCCGCTCTATTCCGGGCTGAGCCTGGAAGACTCGTCGGCGATCGTAACCGAGCTGCAAACGCTTAACATCCCCTACGAATTGCGCGGCGAAGGCGACACGATTCTGATCCCGCGCGACCAGATCACCACCACCCGCATGTCGCTGGCCGGCGAAGGCCTGCCCAGCCGCGGCCAGGTCGGCTACGAGATCTTCGACCAGCAGTCGACGCTGGGCGCCACGAGCTTTGTCCAGAACATCAACAACGTCCGCGCCCTCGAAGGCGAGCTGGCCCGTACTATCGGTTCGCTCAATCGAATCACCGGCGCGCGCGTGCATCTGGTGCTGCCCGAACGCGAACTGTTCCGCCGCGAGCGCAAGGACCCGTCGGCCTCGATCGTCCTCACCACCCGCGGCGAACTGTCGGCGGGCGAAATCCGGGCCATCCAGCATCTTGTCGCGTCGGCCATCGAAGGTCTCGCTCCGAGCCGCGTGTCCATCGTCGACGACCAGGGCAACCTCCTGGCTTCGGGCGCAGGCGACGATGCCGACGGCATCGTGACCGCACAGAACGACGAGCGCACGCTGGGCTTCGAAAACCGTCTGCGGACCCGCGTCGAGGACATGCTGGCCAATGTCGTCGGCGGTGGCCGTGCCCGCGTCGAGGTGTCGGCCGAGCTCGACTTCAATCGCTCGACAACCACCCAGGAAAGCTTCGACCCGGAATCGCAGGTCGTGCGCTCGACACAGACGCGGGAAACCGAAAACCTCACCGGCGGCAACAATGGCCAGGTGACGGTTGCCAACGAATTGCCGGGCGCCAGCCAGAACAACGGCGCCGCAGGCGTCACCGACCAAGGCAAGTCGAGCGAGGAAATCGTCAACTACGAGATTTCCAAGACCACCCAGACCAACGTGACCGAGGCCGGCGCCGTCAAGCGCCTGTCGGTGGCCGTGGTGGTCGATGGCACCTATGCCGACGACGGCGCCGGCAACCTGACCTATACCCCGCGCACCGCCGACGAGATTGCCCAGATCCAGACCCTCGTGCGCTCCGCCGTCGGCTTCTCGGCTGAACGCGGCGACAGCGTCGAAGTCGTCAACATGCAGTTCGCCGAGCGTCCCGACCTTGCTCCGCTCGGGACAGAAGCAAACGGCGGCCTTCTGGACTTCACCCGCGACGACATCATGAACGGCGCCGAAATGGCGGTGACGCTGCTGATCGCGCTGGCCCTCGTGTTCTTCATCATGCGCCCGCTGCTCAAGAAGGCACTGACACCCGAAACCCAGCCGCTGGCGCTGCCCGTGGCGGCCGAGGTCGGCCATCATGGCGTGCTCGGGGCCGACGGCCAGGTGATTGCCGAACCTGAGGCGCCACCGCGCGACAAGACCCCGGCATGGGTGGCCAATGCCAAGTCCATGGGCGAAACCCAGCTCCAGACCCTCAAGACGGTCGGGACGCTGGTCGAGGAAAATCCAAAGCAGGCCGCGCTGATCGTGCGCGACTGGCTCGGTAACGCGGCGTAA
- the fliG gene encoding flagellar motor switch protein FliG translates to MAGAQLQVGGEQRLLKGDEKAAALLLALGPDYGKPIFDELDELEVKQLSRAMVRLGPITQEMLDDLMIEFVTTISSNGSLSGNTDTTERLLLSFLSQDKVDAIMEEIRGPAGRNMWEKLSNVQADVLAAYLKNEYPQTIAVVLSKIATEHASKVLAVLPEELAMDVVARMLGLDPVQKEILEKIEMTLRTEFMSTLNHTKRRDSHEQMAEIFNAFDRQTEARFITNLEEVNRDDAERIKQLMFTFEDLAKLDMSAIQTLLSKLDKRDLALALKGANEQVKESFFSNMSSRAAKLLQDDMAGMGPVRLKDVDEAQTRMVATAKDLAAKGEILIMKSKSDDQMIA, encoded by the coding sequence ATGGCCGGCGCGCAGCTGCAGGTGGGCGGCGAACAGCGCCTGCTCAAAGGCGACGAAAAAGCCGCGGCGCTGCTGCTGGCCCTCGGACCCGATTACGGCAAGCCGATCTTCGACGAACTCGACGAGCTCGAGGTCAAGCAGCTCTCGCGCGCCATGGTGCGCCTCGGGCCCATTACCCAGGAAATGCTCGACGACCTGATGATCGAATTCGTCACGACGATTTCGTCCAACGGCTCGCTCTCGGGCAATACCGACACGACCGAACGCCTGCTGCTGAGCTTTCTCAGCCAGGACAAGGTCGACGCCATCATGGAAGAAATCCGCGGCCCGGCCGGCCGCAACATGTGGGAGAAGCTCTCCAACGTGCAGGCCGACGTGCTGGCCGCCTACCTCAAGAACGAATACCCCCAGACCATCGCCGTGGTCCTTTCCAAGATCGCCACTGAGCACGCGTCCAAGGTGCTCGCCGTGCTGCCCGAGGAACTGGCCATGGACGTGGTCGCCCGCATGCTCGGGCTCGACCCGGTGCAGAAGGAAATCCTCGAAAAGATCGAGATGACCCTCAGGACCGAATTCATGTCGACGCTCAACCACACCAAGCGCCGCGACAGCCACGAGCAGATGGCCGAAATCTTCAACGCCTTCGATCGCCAGACCGAGGCGCGGTTCATCACTAATCTCGAAGAGGTCAACCGCGACGACGCCGAGCGCATCAAGCAGCTCATGTTCACCTTCGAGGACCTGGCCAAGCTCGACATGTCGGCCATTCAGACGCTGCTTTCCAAGCTCGACAAGCGCGACTTGGCGCTGGCGCTCAAGGGCGCCAACGAACAGGTCAAGGAAAGCTTCTTCTCCAATATGTCGAGCCGTGCCGCCAAGCTGCTGCAGGACGACATGGCGGGCATGGGGCCGGTGCGTCTCAAGGACGTCGACGAGGCCCAGACCCGCATGGTCGCCACGGCCAAGGATCTCGCCGCCAAGGGCGAAATCCTGATCATGAAGTCCAAATCCGACGACCAGATGATTGCGTGA
- a CDS encoding FliH/SctL family protein yields the protein MASPARFTFDLDLQPRASRRAAPPPAPSIPEDVVAQLIANAREEAYAEGMRAGEQNAASMAAQTIAAAAGSLATQSAKMAAALDEARNGHHQDAVELALSVGRKLSLHLVARFPLAELEALVAECLPSLSGVPHLVIRCHPDLADAIRDMATAQMSHAGFAGRLVVMGDPDIRIGDGRLEWVDGGLVRDIAETSRQIDRQIATYLAARTRGQHKENGS from the coding sequence ATGGCCAGCCCCGCACGCTTCACCTTCGATCTCGATCTTCAGCCCCGCGCCAGCCGCCGCGCCGCGCCGCCTCCCGCACCCTCCATCCCCGAGGACGTGGTGGCCCAGCTCATCGCCAATGCGCGCGAGGAAGCCTATGCCGAGGGCATGCGCGCCGGCGAACAGAACGCCGCCTCGATGGCCGCCCAGACCATCGCCGCTGCAGCGGGAAGCCTCGCCACCCAGTCGGCCAAAATGGCGGCGGCGCTCGACGAGGCGCGCAATGGCCACCACCAGGACGCCGTCGAACTGGCGCTCAGCGTCGGCCGCAAGCTGTCGCTGCACCTGGTCGCGCGCTTTCCGCTGGCCGAACTCGAAGCCCTGGTGGCCGAATGCCTGCCCAGCCTTTCGGGCGTGCCGCACCTGGTCATCCGCTGCCACCCCGACCTGGCCGACGCCATCCGCGACATGGCCACCGCCCAGATGTCCCATGCAGGCTTTGCCGGCCGGCTGGTGGTGATGGGCGATCCCGACATCCGCATCGGCGACGGCCGGCTTGAATGGGTCGATGGCGGCCTCGTGCGCGACATCGCCGAGACCTCGCGCCAGATCGACCGCCAGATTGCCACCTATCTTGCTGCGCGCACGCGCGGTCAGCACAAGGAGAACGGTTCATGA
- the fliN gene encoding flagellar motor switch protein FliN: protein MTAPERDTRGEGYIERSASDLEAVFDVPVRVSVVLGRTKMPVSSLLKLDTGTVIELDRQVGEAVEIFINDRLVARGEIVLVEDRLGVTMTEIIKPQ from the coding sequence ATGACCGCCCCCGAGCGCGATACCCGCGGCGAAGGCTATATCGAGCGCAGCGCCTCCGATCTCGAAGCCGTGTTCGACGTGCCGGTGCGTGTCTCGGTGGTGCTCGGTCGCACCAAGATGCCGGTATCGAGCCTCCTGAAGCTCGACACCGGCACGGTGATCGAACTCGACCGCCAGGTGGGCGAAGCCGTCGAGATCTTCATCAACGACCGCCTGGTCGCCCGTGGTGAAATCGTGCTGGTGGAAGACCGCCTCGGCGTCACCATGACCGAAATCATCAAGCCGCAGTAA
- a CDS encoding sigma-54 interaction domain-containing protein translates to MRLLIIGALEGQLSTATKMAMDGGAKVAHAPSIEIALAALRAGKGADLLLVDVMMDIAGLIAGLEAERIAIPVVACGVETNAAAAVNAIRAGAKEYIPLPPDAELIAAVIAAVARESSDFLYRDPAMERVVRMAEQVAGSEASILITGESGTGKEVIAKYVHARSKRAQKPFISVNCAAIPEALLESELFGHEKGAFTGAIARRIGKFEEASGGTLLLDEISEMDVRLQAKLLRAIQERVIDRVGGTKPVAVDIRILATSNRNLTEAVREGSFREDLLFRLNVVNLRLPALRDRPGDIVALSEHFVAKYAKANGLPPRSLSAEARDALIKAPWPGNVRELENTLHRAVLLSSGDVIGPDAIVLPDGMGLAEAARAASPAAQLAQTAEAMNRALVGRTVADVERDLILDTLDHTLGNRTHAANILGISIRTLRNKLNQYSDEGVHVPEPGEKRGAA, encoded by the coding sequence ATGCGCCTGCTCATCATCGGGGCCCTCGAGGGCCAGCTCTCCACCGCGACCAAGATGGCCATGGATGGCGGCGCCAAGGTCGCCCACGCGCCGTCCATCGAGATCGCCCTGGCCGCCCTGCGTGCCGGCAAGGGCGCGGACCTGCTGCTGGTCGACGTCATGATGGACATTGCCGGCCTGATCGCCGGGCTCGAAGCCGAGCGCATCGCCATTCCCGTGGTCGCCTGCGGCGTCGAAACCAACGCGGCCGCCGCCGTCAACGCCATCCGCGCCGGCGCCAAGGAATACATCCCCCTGCCCCCCGACGCCGAGCTGATCGCCGCCGTCATCGCCGCCGTTGCGCGGGAAAGCTCGGACTTCCTTTATCGCGATCCGGCCATGGAACGCGTGGTCAGGATGGCCGAGCAGGTTGCCGGCTCCGAGGCCTCGATCCTCATCACCGGCGAAAGCGGCACCGGCAAGGAAGTCATTGCCAAATACGTGCATGCACGCAGCAAGCGCGCGCAAAAGCCCTTCATCTCCGTCAACTGCGCCGCCATTCCCGAGGCGCTGCTCGAAAGCGAGCTCTTCGGCCACGAAAAGGGCGCCTTCACCGGCGCCATCGCCCGCCGCATCGGCAAGTTCGAGGAAGCCTCGGGCGGCACGCTGCTGCTCGACGAAATCTCGGAAATGGACGTCCGCCTGCAGGCCAAGCTTCTGCGCGCCATCCAGGAGCGCGTCATCGACCGCGTCGGCGGCACCAAGCCCGTGGCCGTCGATATCCGCATTCTCGCCACGTCCAACCGCAACCTGACCGAAGCCGTGCGCGAAGGCAGCTTCCGCGAGGACCTGCTGTTCCGCCTGAACGTCGTCAATCTGCGCCTGCCCGCGCTGCGCGACCGGCCCGGCGACATCGTCGCGCTTTCCGAGCACTTCGTCGCCAAATACGCCAAGGCCAATGGCCTGCCGCCGCGCAGCCTTTCGGCTGAAGCCCGCGATGCCCTCATAAAGGCGCCCTGGCCGGGTAACGTGCGCGAACTGGAAAACACGCTGCACCGCGCAGTACTGCTGTCCTCGGGCGACGTGATCGGCCCGGACGCCATCGTGCTGCCCGACGGCATGGGCCTCGCCGAAGCGGCGCGAGCCGCCTCTCCGGCTGCCCAGCTCGCCCAGACTGCCGAGGCCATGAACCGCGCCCTCGTCGGCCGCACCGTGGCTGATGTCGAGCGCGACCTGATCCTCGACACGCTCGATCACACGCTGGGCAACCGCACCCACGCCGCCAATATCCTGGGCATCTCGATCCGCACGCTGCGCAACAAGCTCAACCAGTATTCCGACGAGGGCGTCCATGTGCCTGAACCGGGCGAAAAGCGCGGGGCGGCTTGA
- the flhA gene encoding flagellar biosynthesis protein FlhA → MTDIPTSGRPGFKPPSVKTVLDTLRSGDIALAAGVMGLIVILIVPMPPLLVDVLLAISIVFSVMILMTSLFIQKPLEFSSFPTVLLIATMLRLGLNLATTRLILSEGHNGHSAAGHVIEAFGNFITRGNFIIGTVIFIILVIVNFIVITKGSGRIAEVAARFSLDAMPGKQMAIDADLSAGLIDEDTAKKRRAELEGESAFFGNMDGASKFVRGDAIAGLIITFINISAGMLIGIMQQGLSFQEAGNVYTLLTIGDGLVSQIPALIVSTAAGILVSKSGVAGAADKALTRQFTGYPRALGMSAAVMGALAFLPGMPFIPFMALAGGVGYVAWRASQTKAVREVEEKAVEVAKAAPPPQASEPPITDSLKIDDLKLELGYGLLSLVKEDANGQDRLTEQIKALRRQLALELGFVMPPVRILDNMQLEPNDYKVRIKEVEAGSGQIYANQLMVMDPYGNPIDLPGNHTTEPTFGLPATWIEPALRDEAELRGLSIIDPSTVISTHLTEVLKANVADLLSYANVQSLLSGLPKDQQKLVEDLVPSQITVSGLQRVLQSLLTERISIRDLSSILEAVAEIAGSGRSVATITEHVRSRLARQICAANVGPDGNLPLLTLSPQWERDFAESMAGDGENRHLAMAPSKLQQFIGAVQSGFERAAQQGELPVLITSPSIRPHVRSIIERFRPQTVVMSQNEVHPRVRLKTVGSI, encoded by the coding sequence ATGACCGATATCCCAACCAGCGGTAGACCGGGCTTCAAGCCGCCGTCCGTGAAGACGGTGCTGGATACCCTGCGCTCGGGTGACATCGCTCTCGCCGCGGGCGTGATGGGGCTGATCGTCATCCTGATCGTCCCCATGCCGCCGCTGCTGGTAGACGTGCTGCTGGCCATCTCGATCGTGTTCTCGGTCATGATCCTCATGACCTCGCTGTTCATCCAGAAGCCGCTGGAATTCTCTTCCTTCCCGACGGTTCTGCTGATCGCCACCATGCTGCGGCTGGGCCTCAACCTCGCCACCACGCGCCTGATCCTCAGCGAAGGCCACAACGGCCACAGCGCCGCCGGCCACGTCATCGAAGCCTTCGGCAATTTCATTACCCGCGGCAATTTCATCATCGGGACGGTGATCTTCATCATCCTCGTGATCGTGAACTTCATCGTCATTACCAAGGGCTCGGGCCGTATCGCCGAAGTCGCGGCGCGCTTCAGCCTCGACGCCATGCCCGGCAAGCAGATGGCCATCGACGCCGACCTCTCGGCGGGCCTGATCGACGAGGACACGGCCAAGAAGCGTCGCGCCGAACTGGAAGGCGAGAGCGCCTTCTTCGGTAACATGGACGGTGCCAGCAAGTTTGTGCGCGGCGATGCCATTGCCGGCCTGATCATCACCTTCATCAACATTTCCGCCGGCATGCTGATCGGCATCATGCAGCAGGGCCTGAGCTTCCAGGAAGCGGGCAATGTCTACACGCTGCTGACCATCGGCGACGGCCTCGTCTCGCAGATTCCGGCGCTGATCGTCTCGACCGCTGCCGGTATCCTCGTGTCGAAGTCCGGCGTTGCCGGCGCTGCCGACAAGGCCCTCACGCGCCAGTTCACCGGCTATCCGCGGGCCCTCGGCATGTCGGCCGCCGTCATGGGCGCCCTCGCCTTCCTGCCGGGCATGCCCTTCATTCCCTTCATGGCGCTGGCCGGTGGCGTCGGTTATGTCGCCTGGCGGGCAAGCCAGACCAAGGCGGTTCGGGAAGTCGAGGAAAAGGCGGTCGAGGTGGCCAAGGCCGCGCCGCCGCCGCAGGCCAGCGAGCCCCCGATCACCGACAGCCTCAAGATCGACGACCTCAAGCTCGAACTGGGCTATGGGCTGTTGAGCCTCGTCAAGGAAGATGCCAACGGCCAGGACCGCCTGACCGAACAGATCAAGGCGCTGCGCCGCCAGTTGGCGCTGGAACTGGGCTTCGTCATGCCGCCCGTGCGCATCCTCGACAACATGCAGCTCGAGCCGAACGACTACAAGGTTCGCATCAAGGAAGTCGAAGCCGGATCGGGCCAGATCTACGCCAACCAGCTGATGGTCATGGACCCCTATGGCAACCCCATCGATCTGCCAGGCAACCACACCACCGAGCCGACCTTCGGCCTGCCCGCAACCTGGATCGAGCCGGCGCTGCGCGACGAAGCCGAATTGCGCGGCCTCTCCATCATCGATCCGTCGACGGTCATTTCCACGCACCTGACCGAAGTGCTCAAGGCCAACGTCGCCGACCTCCTCAGCTATGCCAACGTGCAGTCGCTGCTCTCGGGCCTGCCCAAGGACCAGCAGAAGCTGGTGGAAGACCTGGTGCCGAGCCAGATCACGGTTTCGGGCCTGCAGCGGGTGCTGCAGTCGCTGCTGACGGAACGCATCTCGATCCGCGATCTGTCCTCGATCCTGGAAGCAGTGGCTGAAATCGCCGGCAGTGGCCGCTCGGTGGCGACCATCACCGAGCACGTCCGCTCGCGGCTGGCGCGCCAGATCTGCGCCGCCAATGTCGGACCGGACGGCAACCTGCCGCTGCTGACCCTGTCCCCGCAATGGGAGCGCGACTTCGCCGAGTCCATGGCTGGCGACGGCGAAAACCGCCATCTCGCCATGGCGCCGAGCAAGCTGCAGCAATTCATCGGCGCGGTGCAGTCCGGTTTCGAGCGCGCTGCCCAGCAGGGCGAATTGCCCGTGCTGATTACCTCGCCCTCGATCCGCCCGCATGTGCGTTCGATCATCGAGCGCTTCCGCCCCCAGACCGTGGTCATGAGCCAGAACGAAGTGCACCCGCGCGTCCGCCTCAAGACCGTCGGCAGCATCTGA